The genomic window AGGAGAAGCATATATTGCACCTGTTGAAGGTTCGGCTGACGGAAAAATTTTAGTTGATGGAAGTATTGTGGGCCTGGGAATGTTGAAGTCGCCCATTTTGCTTGAAATCAGAAAAGGGTTATTATTTGACGCCCAGGGAGACGGCGCAAAAGAATGGCTGGAAATGCTGGGGAGTTCCAATACCGCCAGAAATGTAGCGGAGTTTGGAATCGGGACAAATCCAAATGCCATATTGTCCGGAAATATATTGGAAGATGAAAAGATTTTGGGTACAATCCATGTGGCCTTTGGAAGCAACAATACATTTGGTGGTAAAGTCAGTGCGGGTGTGCACATGGATGCCGTAGTTCTGGAACCGACGGTTTATGTAGATAACCGGTTAATAATGGATAAAGGCAGGCTGGTTATATGAGGGCACAACTTAAAAGAGTGCACACCTGGCTCTCCAGGTTGTACCTATCATTTATCGTGTTTTTATTCTCATAAAAATAAAATAAAGATATAATTGAAATGTATGAGGTGAATAATAATGAAAAAGTTAGGTCTTTTAACCATAGGCCAGGCTCCAAGGGTAGATCTCGTTCCGGAAATCAAAACAGTTCTGGGAGAAGATGTAGAAATCATTGAAAGAGGGGCTCTTGACGGACTCACACTAAAAGAAGTAGAAGCCCTTTATCCCGGGCAGGATGACGAGGTCCTGGTTACCCGTATGGCCGATGATACTGAGGTAAAAGTGGCAGAAAGAGAAATCTTTCCCAGATTGAAAAATCAAATAAAAAAATTGGAGCTGGAAGGAATAAATACAATATTTCTGGCATGTACGGGGGAATTTCCCCCTTTTGATTCTGCTTCTCTTATCGTCCGACCTCAGAAAGTATTGCACCACGTGGTAAGTTCTGTGGCCGAAGGCCTGACGCTGGGAGTAATCATACCGGATGAACGTCAAGCAGTTTCGGCAATAAAGCGGTGGTCTACGGCGGCGGCAAAGGTGATTGTAGAACCGGGATCGCCTTACAAAGGGATAGGGAATGTAGAAAAAGCTGCAAAGTTACTGGCAAACTCAGGAGTTGATATTGTTGTTATGGACTGCATGGGATATACACTGCGGATGAAAGATGTAGTGTTGCGGCATGTTAAAAAACCAGTAATTCTGGCCCGTTCTATTGCAGCCAAAGTGGTAAGCGAATTATTGTAATTAAGCTTTATTTATACAGCTTTTATATCAATTCCTGTTTTAACAACTTCCGATTTAAGTTATGCTACAATTTTTTATAATATCTTGAGAAACAAAAAATGATCGTTAGCGGAGGATAAATATGAAAGAGGAGCTCAAACAGATTTCCAGAAATTGCTATATGCTTACAAATAAAGACAGTTGGGTAGAGATACATATTTATCTAAACCGTTCACTTTTTGAAGGTTTTGGAGAGGAAGAATCCATTCACCAACTTTATAATGCTTCCCTCTTGCCGGGAGTCGTAAGCCCCGTCGTCGGGATGCCGGACATTCATACGGGGTACGGCCTGCCAATAGGGGGTGTAATGGCCACCGATTACAAAAATGGTGTGGTGTCGGCAGGGGCTGTGGGAATGGATATAAACTGCGGGGTAAGGCTTCTTACCACAAAGATCTTAGCCGATGAAATGGATAAAAATAAGCTGACAAAAATTCTTGATGC from Biomaibacter acetigenes includes these protein-coding regions:
- a CDS encoding AroM family protein, translating into MKKLGLLTIGQAPRVDLVPEIKTVLGEDVEIIERGALDGLTLKEVEALYPGQDDEVLVTRMADDTEVKVAEREIFPRLKNQIKKLELEGINTIFLACTGEFPPFDSASLIVRPQKVLHHVVSSVAEGLTLGVIIPDERQAVSAIKRWSTAAAKVIVEPGSPYKGIGNVEKAAKLLANSGVDIVVMDCMGYTLRMKDVVLRHVKKPVILARSIAAKVVSELL